The Deltaproteobacteria bacterium genome contains the following window.
TCCTCAAGGCACGGTTCGCTTTTCCTTTGGTCTGTTCAACACAGAAGCTGAGGTGGACACTTCACTGGCAGCGCTGGATGACTTGAGCCGACAGGCAAAATGAAGAGATGAAAAAAAACCGTTTAATCTTTATTCTTGAATCCATCCACCAGGTACTCCACGCCGAAAAAGTACTTCACACCGCTGGGCTGGACTTTGATATCATCCCGGTGCCCAAGGAGATCAATCCGGAGTGCGGTATGGCTCTTGAGGTTGATCCAAAGGAGAAGGATCAAATAAATGCGGCCTTGATCCAGGCCAGGATCAAAATTAAGGCCCTCTTTTACCGATCCGGCCAAACATTTGAGGAAATCCCTGCGGATTTGCCTTCTTAAGTCTGTAAGAGGGCCTTTTTTTTAAGGTATTCAGGTGGTCTAAAGAAAGGTCTGTGGCATCGAGTCAGATGAAGGAGATCGTTTTTCCCTGAGCCTCCTTATGAAAACAATCCATCCCTGGCAGGCTCGATTATCCGTTTAATCTTTGATCCCAGTCAAACTCTCTGGCTGTGACAATATCTTCCATGCGCTGCAGGCGTTGGTTGAGGTTGTTATAAATACGCTTTAAGCGGCGTAACGCCA
Protein-coding sequences here:
- a CDS encoding DUF3343 domain-containing protein, which codes for MKKNRLIFILESIHQVLHAEKVLHTAGLDFDIIPVPKEINPECGMALEVDPKEKDQINAALIQARIKIKALFYRSGQTFEEIPADLPS